Proteins encoded by one window of Anaerohalosphaeraceae bacterium:
- the trpC gene encoding indole-3-glycerol phosphate synthase TrpC, giving the protein MSTILDEILAHKRQEVAVRKEQMPLEELRRKIAGLPKCRNFYQAVTKKNPRGLNVIAEVKKASPSAGVIREDFEPVEIARIYERCGADAVSVLTDEKYFGGKLEYLTAVKEAVRLPVLRKDFIVDAYQVYEARAAGADAILLIAEALPQGQIMDLMILANQLTLTVLLEVHEADRLLQMRSLIGFPQKHYSVLGINNRDLRTMKVDLNHTRRLAELADNRREVIAESGIHTRQDVEMLKGLGIGGVLIGQALCGSRSIEEKFKELFGGGGA; this is encoded by the coding sequence GTGAGTACGATTCTGGACGAAATTCTGGCTCATAAGCGGCAGGAGGTGGCGGTTCGGAAGGAACAGATGCCGCTGGAGGAGCTGCGCAGGAAGATTGCCGGACTCCCGAAGTGCCGCAATTTTTATCAGGCGGTGACGAAGAAAAATCCGCGCGGGCTGAATGTGATTGCGGAGGTCAAGAAGGCCTCCCCGTCGGCAGGGGTCATTCGGGAGGATTTTGAGCCGGTGGAGATTGCGCGGATTTATGAACGATGCGGGGCGGATGCCGTCAGCGTGCTGACGGATGAAAAATATTTCGGGGGGAAGCTGGAGTATCTGACGGCGGTCAAGGAAGCGGTGCGTCTGCCGGTGCTGCGGAAGGATTTTATTGTGGACGCTTATCAGGTGTATGAGGCGCGGGCGGCGGGGGCGGATGCGATTCTGCTGATTGCTGAGGCGCTGCCGCAGGGCCAGATTATGGATTTGATGATTCTGGCCAATCAGCTGACCCTGACGGTACTGCTGGAGGTGCACGAAGCGGATCGTTTGCTGCAGATGCGCAGTCTCATCGGGTTTCCGCAGAAACACTACAGTGTGCTGGGAATCAACAACCGGGACCTTCGGACGATGAAGGTGGATTTGAATCATACGCGGCGGCTGGCGGAACTGGCGGACAATCGCCGGGAGGTGATTGCCGAAAGCGGGATTCATACGCGGCAGGATGTTGAGATGCTCAAGGGATTGGGGATAGGAGGGGTGCTGATCGGTCAGGCCCTGTGCGGAAGCCGCTCCATTGAAGAAAAGTTTAAAGAACTGTTCGGCGGCGGGGGCGCATAA
- a CDS encoding sigma-70 family RNA polymerase sigma factor codes for MKLFLAHSNHLFSFILTLVPNYSDAEDLLQETASLMWEKFDTYRPGSSFWAWARQIARYKVANYYRVKKSQFQLDEDLLEDLGAAHERIVGHLNEQKAALTGCLKKLREDDLNLIRMKYFQNLSIAEIARQSNRSIHTLYKRISFIYFLLQDCVQKTLAAWDIRYESE; via the coding sequence TTGAAGCTGTTTCTTGCCCACAGCAATCATTTGTTCAGTTTCATCCTGACGCTGGTGCCGAATTACTCGGATGCGGAGGATTTGCTGCAGGAAACGGCTTCCCTGATGTGGGAGAAATTCGATACCTATCGTCCGGGAAGCAGTTTTTGGGCGTGGGCGCGTCAGATTGCCCGCTATAAAGTGGCCAATTATTATCGGGTGAAGAAGAGCCAGTTTCAGCTGGATGAAGATTTGCTGGAGGATTTGGGGGCGGCTCATGAGCGGATAGTCGGCCATTTGAATGAGCAAAAAGCGGCGCTGACCGGCTGTTTGAAAAAGCTGCGTGAAGATGATTTGAATCTGATTCGGATGAAGTATTTTCAGAATCTGTCGATTGCGGAAATTGCCCGCCAAAGCAATCGGTCGATTCATACGCTCTATAAGCGAATTTCCTTTATCTATTTTCTGCTGCAGGACTGCGTACAGAAAACCCTGGCGGCGTGGGATATCCGGTATGAATCAGAATGA
- the smpB gene encoding SsrA-binding protein SmpB, which produces MAKDKEKEHQSGTGPVAQNKKARFEYEIVETVEAGIALLGTEVKSLRAKQCDLEGAYAKIQDGECWLIGCKIAPYLQAGGANHDPVRKRKLLLHRSQIRKIRSKLEQRGFTLVPLKVYFNARGYAKVELGLARGKRQYDKRQKLQERQMKRDLERGRKKYKGKF; this is translated from the coding sequence ATGGCAAAAGATAAGGAAAAAGAACATCAATCAGGTACAGGGCCGGTTGCCCAGAACAAGAAGGCACGGTTCGAGTATGAAATCGTCGAAACGGTCGAGGCAGGAATTGCTCTGCTCGGGACCGAGGTTAAGAGCCTGCGCGCCAAACAATGCGACCTGGAGGGGGCCTATGCGAAGATTCAGGATGGGGAATGCTGGCTGATTGGATGCAAGATTGCTCCTTATCTGCAGGCGGGCGGGGCCAATCATGACCCGGTCCGGAAGCGAAAGCTGCTCCTGCATCGCAGCCAGATTCGCAAGATTCGAAGCAAGCTGGAGCAGCGGGGATTTACGCTGGTACCGCTGAAGGTGTATTTCAATGCGAGAGGATATGCCAAAGTGGAATTGGGGCTGGCACGCGGGAAACGCCAGTATGACAAACGGCAGAAGCTGCAGGAACGCCAGATGAAGCGGGATTTGGAAAGGGGAAGGAAGAAATACAAAGGGAAATTTTAA
- a CDS encoding DUF4870 domain-containing protein, with amino-acid sequence MMDPNKEGQSSTAVPSESTSPSKDALNLAVLCHILGFFTSILGPLILWMMKKDTDAYVEHHGREALNFQIMLLIGYVVGGILTFLCIGFVILAAAWIADLVFSILAAVAASKGQRYRYPVSIRLIQ; translated from the coding sequence ATGATGGACCCAAACAAGGAGGGGCAAAGTTCGACGGCTGTGCCCAGTGAAAGTACATCCCCATCTAAGGATGCACTGAATCTGGCAGTATTGTGCCATATACTGGGTTTTTTCACGAGCATTCTTGGGCCGCTGATTTTGTGGATGATGAAAAAAGATACGGATGCTTACGTGGAACATCACGGACGTGAGGCCCTGAATTTTCAGATTATGCTTTTGATTGGTTATGTTGTCGGCGGGATTTTGACTTTTCTCTGTATAGGTTTCGTAATTCTTGCGGCGGCGTGGATTGCGGATCTTGTTTTTTCCATCCTGGCGGCGGTAGCGGCATCGAAAGGACAGCGGTATCGGTATCCAGTCTCGATCCGCCTGATTCAATGA
- a CDS encoding methylenetetrahydrofolate reductase C-terminal domain-containing protein, with protein MAGKQTLRQILEKREKFAVIAELVGGPNYSFAPILNFLKQYQEKGSKDIPSDFILAGITLPQNPGGIANLDPADVIAVLDQNHLADNLDIIPHLTCKDANADSLLSSLVGYRQRGIESLLVLTGDKPITAKGVFELESLGLLSLMKRENQKAILSAKPGQWDSIHQFFPGAAVSPFKYTEPSLMQQYYKMEKKIAAGAQFLITQVGWDWRKSLELMQYLRENHISIPVIGNVYWLTTLTPAPRLMHDIKLPGCFVSDELLAKLQSESVEQHIERAAQQIAMYRAIGAAGVDVGGVHDYPTFIRILQRAAEIGTDWQPFRDNLYWPPKKTFYLYDDAGRQIPLSTPTKTVRKRFFDFMHRFLLDPNHIGFHAFKKTLRFFRADNEQNCTYKLFNAVEKPVKYLLFECEECGDCYLPENFGCCTIGECEKGLDNVPCGDAAVNGCCGNNLNRICVGETVYQFALTEPNGRQTLRTRINKPRIPSLEHTSSIINYLFGKDHTMHAPLIQIGEAIHASIPKTGAVMKELDALGPNAYTEPSGPLSYIQALIETQADEGADYIAVNLDAFGEDNPQTAVRMMKEYVKLVRRWGKGVPVCIDTSNNNVLIAGLQEWYNTDQPVKPPLLNSIKVFTADQIMPLKRQYDFRFIGLLVTEGRPKGPGGSHSVEELVQLAHTLYDKAMQHGFKPDEIFFDSTVFPIAIDLPMEPGIPGYTYRAFETIKRIKSDPKLKHCHCSLGISNCCRDLPGRKIGICRAYVAKAMEYGLDAGIVNTSHQYGRKDPDPELLELITAYAEMDGSPDKLNRVMMLMGRFCASAARKPT; from the coding sequence ATGGCCGGCAAACAAACTCTCAGACAAATCCTGGAAAAAAGGGAAAAATTTGCCGTCATTGCCGAGTTAGTCGGCGGCCCTAACTACAGTTTTGCCCCTATTCTGAATTTCCTGAAACAATATCAGGAAAAAGGGAGCAAGGATATCCCCTCCGACTTCATTTTAGCCGGCATCACACTGCCTCAAAATCCCGGCGGCATTGCCAACCTCGACCCTGCCGATGTCATCGCCGTCCTCGACCAAAATCACCTTGCAGACAATCTGGATATCATACCTCACCTGACCTGCAAAGACGCCAACGCCGATTCGCTCCTGAGTTCTCTGGTCGGGTACCGTCAGCGCGGCATCGAAAGCCTCCTTGTCCTTACCGGCGACAAACCCATAACGGCCAAAGGGGTCTTCGAGCTCGAATCGCTCGGGCTTTTGTCGCTGATGAAACGCGAAAACCAAAAAGCCATCCTGAGCGCCAAACCCGGTCAATGGGATTCCATCCATCAGTTCTTTCCCGGCGCGGCCGTATCGCCGTTCAAATACACCGAGCCGTCCCTGATGCAGCAATACTACAAAATGGAAAAGAAAATCGCCGCCGGCGCCCAATTCCTCATCACTCAGGTCGGCTGGGACTGGAGAAAATCCCTCGAGTTAATGCAGTACCTTCGAGAAAATCATATCAGCATTCCCGTCATCGGCAATGTCTATTGGCTCACGACACTTACCCCCGCCCCCCGCCTGATGCACGACATCAAGCTGCCGGGCTGCTTTGTGAGCGACGAACTCCTGGCCAAACTTCAATCCGAATCCGTCGAGCAGCACATCGAGCGGGCCGCCCAGCAGATTGCGATGTACCGGGCTATCGGTGCCGCGGGCGTCGATGTCGGCGGTGTCCACGATTACCCAACCTTTATCCGAATCCTTCAACGAGCCGCCGAAATCGGAACCGACTGGCAGCCTTTCCGGGACAACCTCTATTGGCCCCCGAAAAAGACCTTTTATCTCTACGATGATGCCGGCCGACAAATCCCGCTTTCAACCCCTACAAAAACCGTCCGCAAACGGTTCTTTGACTTTATGCACCGGTTCCTGCTGGACCCAAACCATATCGGCTTTCATGCCTTCAAAAAAACGCTTCGTTTCTTCCGAGCCGATAACGAACAAAATTGTACCTATAAACTCTTTAACGCTGTCGAAAAACCCGTCAAATACCTCCTTTTTGAATGCGAAGAATGCGGCGACTGTTATCTGCCCGAAAATTTCGGCTGCTGCACCATCGGGGAATGCGAAAAAGGCCTCGACAATGTTCCCTGCGGGGATGCAGCCGTGAACGGCTGCTGCGGCAACAATCTGAACCGAATCTGCGTCGGCGAAACGGTCTATCAATTCGCCCTCACCGAACCCAACGGCCGCCAAACGCTCCGCACCCGCATCAACAAGCCGCGCATCCCGTCCCTCGAACATACGAGCTCGATTATCAACTATCTATTCGGAAAGGACCATACGATGCACGCACCTCTGATTCAAATCGGTGAAGCCATCCATGCCTCGATTCCTAAAACCGGCGCCGTGATGAAAGAACTGGACGCCCTCGGCCCGAACGCCTATACCGAACCCAGCGGCCCGCTGTCATACATCCAGGCCCTCATCGAAACGCAGGCCGATGAAGGAGCGGACTATATCGCCGTCAACCTCGACGCCTTCGGGGAAGACAATCCCCAAACCGCCGTGCGGATGATGAAGGAATACGTCAAACTGGTCCGCCGCTGGGGCAAAGGCGTCCCTGTCTGCATCGACACCAGCAACAACAACGTGCTCATCGCCGGCCTGCAGGAATGGTACAACACCGACCAGCCCGTCAAACCGCCGCTGCTCAACTCCATCAAAGTCTTTACGGCCGATCAAATTATGCCCCTCAAACGGCAGTACGACTTCCGGTTTATCGGCCTGCTGGTGACTGAAGGCCGTCCCAAAGGCCCCGGCGGTTCACATTCCGTCGAAGAGCTCGTCCAGCTCGCCCACACCCTCTACGACAAAGCGATGCAGCACGGCTTCAAACCCGATGAAATCTTCTTCGACTCCACCGTTTTTCCTATCGCCATCGACCTGCCGATGGAGCCCGGCATCCCCGGATACACCTACCGTGCCTTCGAAACGATTAAGCGCATCAAAAGCGACCCAAAACTGAAGCATTGTCACTGTTCGCTGGGCATCAGCAACTGCTGCCGCGACCTGCCCGGGCGCAAAATCGGCATCTGCCGCGCCTACGTCGCCAAGGCCATGGAGTACGGTCTGGACGCCGGCATTGTGAATACCTCGCATCAATACGGACGCAAAGACCCCGACCCCGAACTGCTTGAGTTAATTACCGCCTATGCGGAAATGGACGGTTCGCCTGACAAACTTAACCGGGTGATGATGCTGATGGGCCGCTTCTGTGCCTCCGCTGCCCGAAAACCGACTTAA
- a CDS encoding sulfite exporter TauE/SafE family protein has protein sequence MDGLILLSIGLVMGLFGGLLGIGGSIVMIPALTLVYGENQHLYQASAMICNFFVAAASLAAHWRAEAFVGSVLKRLLPAALIGVIFGVALSNCRCFEGRNSFYLARMFGGFLVYVAAYNLWKFWSPPEPRRKPPVSERVRGFFSAGIGFLTGIGAGLLGIGAGTVSTPLQQLCLKLPLRNAMSNSAAAIVSMAWLGAIYKNATLAEHGIAVGQSIRIALWVLPAGMVGGYLGGVLMHKLPKNLVRAVFTAVCLFAAYRLLTVQPSR, from the coding sequence GTGGACGGTCTGATTTTGCTGAGTATTGGATTGGTGATGGGACTGTTTGGGGGGCTTCTGGGGATTGGGGGTTCGATTGTGATGATTCCGGCGCTGACGCTGGTTTACGGAGAGAATCAGCATCTGTATCAGGCGTCGGCGATGATTTGCAATTTTTTTGTGGCGGCGGCCTCGCTGGCGGCTCATTGGCGTGCGGAGGCGTTTGTCGGGTCGGTCTTGAAGCGGCTGCTGCCGGCGGCCTTGATTGGGGTGATTTTCGGGGTGGCATTGAGCAACTGCCGATGCTTTGAGGGGCGGAACAGTTTTTATCTGGCTCGAATGTTTGGCGGGTTTTTGGTGTATGTGGCGGCGTACAATTTGTGGAAGTTCTGGTCTCCGCCGGAACCGAGGAGAAAACCGCCTGTGTCTGAGCGGGTTCGGGGATTTTTTTCGGCGGGAATCGGGTTTCTGACAGGTATCGGAGCCGGGCTTTTAGGAATTGGGGCTGGGACAGTATCCACGCCGCTGCAGCAGTTGTGTCTGAAACTGCCGCTTCGGAATGCCATGAGCAATTCGGCGGCGGCGATTGTCTCGATGGCCTGGCTGGGGGCCATTTATAAGAATGCAACCCTGGCTGAACATGGAATAGCCGTTGGGCAGTCCATACGCATCGCTCTTTGGGTGCTGCCGGCGGGGATGGTCGGCGGATATTTGGGGGGTGTTTTAATGCACAAACTGCCGAAAAACCTTGTGCGGGCGGTCTTTACGGCGGTTTGTCTTTTTGCGGCATACCGACTGCTTACGGTTCAGCCGAGCCGATAA
- a CDS encoding DUF1844 domain-containing protein, with product MADEKKIIVDEDWKSQAQKEKEQLKAQEEASKKDGSDKGPMEMPPADFLGLVSILASQAFYALGVIRSAADKDKEIEPDLPMARYHIDLLAMLEEKCKGNLTREEQAVLTETLSQLRMVFVKLSM from the coding sequence ATGGCTGATGAAAAAAAGATTATTGTTGATGAGGATTGGAAAAGTCAGGCCCAGAAAGAAAAAGAACAGCTGAAGGCCCAGGAAGAGGCCTCCAAGAAGGACGGCTCGGATAAGGGGCCGATGGAAATGCCGCCGGCGGATTTTCTGGGGCTGGTGAGCATTCTGGCCTCCCAGGCGTTCTATGCGCTGGGGGTGATTCGCAGTGCGGCGGACAAGGATAAGGAGATTGAGCCGGACCTGCCGATGGCACGATACCATATCGATCTGCTGGCGATGCTGGAGGAAAAGTGCAAGGGGAATCTGACGAGGGAGGAGCAGGCCGTTCTGACGGAGACGCTCTCTCAGCTTCGGATGGTGTTTGTGAAGCTGTCGATGTAA
- a CDS encoding LamG-like jellyroll fold domain-containing protein: MKRMRGGLLELFVWLACGAAAVGWTGSVYQGVYVDATESNTAAVSGQSPWNSGTGDTAGLWKLRNTFGNEMMLWEANGNTSYLGDCPMLVTTVSGLMPGFRYAVSVVYWNPSGQNIRLLAGLSTDTLSEFNTNNGSSRQTGAVDADRYEYEGLIGTAQADGAGTIRVYIDDIANTYRSWYDGLTVRALGASDPNPADRAADVPGGQNLTLQWAMPTDAANPNQPSPYVSKHYLYLRKNDPNLAGVVPLEVAVSSNPAAQSRTVFVENNAVYYWRVDESIQGSGPNDPNTVQGDVWTFRTTQTIPTFEPPYGSQPSGAAAFVGQQITLTAQAGVSPGQDSAFAYKWYKGPSGVTTHPVLNEPGHIEGAMTAQLKIWVQPGDEGDYWCRATNSQGSGDSAAARIVLKKLLAHYTFDGTLNDSAGANHGTMGSPVYTAGISGQALVFDGTQSMNIGTGGYPNGTEGGGLSEGTVSFWINSSVTGAHSFLGSANAADGTMLNIHYSNANAVQLYVQNAASSQMLVQFSSPINLRNGQWHLLTFAWNSGTGQGWIYLDGRLAYTGTSTAVSGFTGWQYPLTVGAFNNGGTPASFYNGAMDDLRVYNYMLTAAEAAQLYVDFVPGATICPTAPAHDFNGDCQVDLADLAEFAVGWLECRLIPADACGQ, from the coding sequence ATGAAAAGGATGAGAGGCGGACTTTTGGAACTGTTTGTATGGCTGGCTTGCGGGGCGGCTGCCGTGGGATGGACGGGGAGCGTCTATCAGGGTGTTTACGTGGATGCGACGGAAAGCAACACGGCGGCGGTCAGCGGACAGAGCCCGTGGAACAGCGGAACGGGGGATACGGCGGGTCTGTGGAAGCTCCGCAACACCTTTGGCAATGAGATGATGCTGTGGGAGGCCAACGGCAATACCTCTTATTTGGGGGACTGCCCGATGCTGGTGACAACAGTTTCGGGGCTGATGCCGGGATTTCGGTATGCGGTTTCCGTAGTGTACTGGAATCCGTCGGGACAGAATATTCGTCTGCTGGCAGGGTTGAGTACAGACACTTTAAGCGAGTTTAATACGAATAACGGCAGCAGCCGACAGACCGGGGCGGTGGATGCGGACCGATATGAGTATGAAGGTCTGATTGGAACGGCTCAGGCGGACGGTGCGGGGACAATTCGGGTTTATATCGACGACATCGCCAATACGTACCGGAGCTGGTACGATGGGCTGACGGTTCGGGCGCTGGGGGCTTCGGACCCGAATCCGGCGGACAGGGCGGCGGATGTGCCGGGCGGGCAGAATCTGACGCTGCAGTGGGCGATGCCGACCGATGCAGCCAACCCGAATCAGCCCAGTCCTTATGTGAGCAAGCATTATTTGTATTTGCGGAAGAACGACCCGAATCTGGCGGGCGTCGTTCCTCTGGAAGTTGCTGTTTCCTCGAATCCGGCAGCACAAAGCCGAACGGTGTTTGTGGAAAACAATGCTGTCTATTACTGGAGGGTGGATGAGAGCATTCAGGGGTCTGGGCCGAATGACCCCAATACGGTTCAGGGGGATGTGTGGACGTTCCGGACCACCCAGACAATTCCGACCTTTGAGCCGCCGTACGGCAGTCAGCCGAGCGGTGCAGCGGCATTTGTCGGACAGCAAATCACTTTAACGGCGCAAGCGGGAGTTTCACCCGGTCAGGACAGTGCCTTTGCTTATAAATGGTACAAAGGGCCGTCCGGTGTGACAACCCACCCTGTGCTGAATGAGCCGGGGCACATTGAAGGGGCGATGACGGCGCAGCTGAAGATTTGGGTGCAGCCGGGTGATGAAGGGGATTACTGGTGCCGGGCGACAAACAGTCAGGGCAGCGGCGATTCCGCAGCGGCCCGGATTGTGCTCAAGAAGCTGCTGGCCCATTACACATTTGACGGGACCCTGAATGATTCCGCGGGAGCCAATCACGGGACGATGGGCAGTCCGGTTTATACGGCGGGCATCAGCGGGCAGGCGCTGGTGTTTGACGGCACGCAGTCGATGAACATCGGAACAGGCGGGTATCCGAACGGCACGGAAGGAGGCGGGCTGTCGGAGGGGACGGTTTCGTTCTGGATTAACTCGAGTGTGACCGGTGCACACAGTTTTCTCGGCAGTGCCAATGCCGCTGACGGGACGATGCTGAATATTCACTACTCCAACGCCAATGCGGTGCAGCTGTATGTGCAGAATGCCGCGTCCAGTCAGATGCTGGTGCAGTTCTCGTCTCCGATTAATCTGCGGAACGGCCAGTGGCATCTGCTGACGTTTGCGTGGAACAGCGGGACGGGGCAGGGCTGGATTTATCTGGACGGACGGCTGGCCTACACGGGAACCTCCACGGCGGTCAGCGGGTTTACGGGCTGGCAGTATCCGCTGACGGTGGGGGCCTTCAATAACGGAGGGACGCCGGCTTCGTTTTATAACGGGGCGATGGATGACCTGCGGGTGTACAACTATATGCTGACGGCGGCGGAAGCAGCGCAGCTGTATGTGGATTTTGTCCCCGGGGCGACGATTTGTCCGACAGCACCGGCACATGATTTTAACGGGGATTGCCAGGTGGACCTGGCGGACCTGGCGGAATTTGCGGTCGGCTGGCTCGAGTGCCGACTGATTCCGGCGGATGCATGCGGGCAGTAG
- a CDS encoding LamG-like jellyroll fold domain-containing protein, with translation MNQNECIRFYELITASVDGTISPDDFARLKEILRREPQARKLYADYMAILAHIRTLPELQEPMETEDGQDSGLDMELWAALAASEKTAETIDLPKKEEPVLGLEQKESRREQPVISRLSLYALLMSSAALIFLVVYAFLFTGASRPTVARLSKTAGAKWGDGSGPLSWGSELKTGPLHLAEGYAELLFEGGTTLVVEGPSMLVLESGSQIFLQEGKVVAKMEGGKEGFVVRSPSASVVDYGTEFGVQVHPTGHTETYVYEGQVEMRDSSNPVRFRQRLLLSAGQGAEADADSRIAVKQIDPTRFVRTEEMDVRFQAQKEGGYYRWKAYSYTLRRDSSLVAYFPFESTANDSKVLENAVSERFGVGHGRLGEGFSAAPEWTSGRWPQKGALRFDRQTGQGVRVPSHPALCLTGPITLAVWVNLQENPEALGGHILSCRDNNRVNYQLSYFNGWNSAGQEDYTIQFLRYQSFTKLSSRPLLLEPGRWTFLAVTHDGKTVSFYVNGTLHSTVPYVYQAEPATADLLIGDVDVPGVDYSFKRFHGMLDEAAIFNRVLTAEEIRQMYEAGKP, from the coding sequence ATGAATCAGAATGAGTGCATCCGGTTTTATGAACTGATTACGGCGTCTGTGGACGGGACAATCAGTCCCGACGACTTTGCCCGTCTGAAAGAGATTCTTCGACGGGAACCCCAAGCCCGTAAGCTGTATGCCGATTATATGGCGATTTTGGCCCATATCAGGACTTTGCCGGAGCTGCAGGAGCCGATGGAGACCGAAGACGGCCAGGACAGCGGTCTGGATATGGAGTTGTGGGCGGCACTGGCGGCCTCGGAAAAGACGGCGGAAACGATAGACCTGCCGAAGAAAGAGGAACCGGTCCTGGGGCTGGAGCAGAAGGAAAGCCGACGAGAACAGCCCGTTATCAGTCGACTGTCGCTTTATGCCCTGCTGATGTCGTCGGCGGCTCTGATTTTTCTGGTGGTGTATGCCTTCTTATTTACGGGAGCTTCGCGTCCGACGGTAGCGCGGCTGTCGAAAACGGCTGGGGCGAAATGGGGGGATGGAAGCGGACCTCTCAGCTGGGGCAGCGAACTAAAGACCGGCCCGCTCCATTTGGCCGAAGGATACGCAGAACTCCTTTTCGAAGGAGGGACGACACTGGTGGTGGAGGGGCCTTCGATGCTGGTTCTGGAGTCGGGCAGCCAAATCTTCCTGCAGGAGGGCAAAGTGGTGGCAAAGATGGAAGGAGGCAAGGAAGGGTTTGTTGTGCGTTCGCCCTCGGCCAGCGTGGTCGATTACGGAACGGAGTTTGGGGTTCAGGTTCATCCGACAGGCCATACGGAAACCTATGTGTATGAGGGGCAGGTAGAAATGCGGGATTCGTCCAATCCGGTTCGCTTTCGGCAGCGTCTTCTTCTCAGTGCCGGTCAGGGGGCGGAGGCGGATGCGGACAGCCGGATTGCCGTCAAGCAAATTGACCCCACTCGTTTTGTTCGGACGGAAGAGATGGATGTCCGTTTTCAGGCACAGAAAGAGGGCGGCTATTATCGATGGAAGGCCTATTCATATACCCTTCGCCGTGATTCTTCACTGGTTGCTTATTTCCCGTTCGAGAGTACGGCGAACGATTCGAAGGTTCTGGAAAATGCGGTGTCCGAACGGTTTGGCGTTGGACACGGCCGGCTGGGGGAGGGGTTTTCCGCTGCACCGGAATGGACGAGCGGACGATGGCCGCAGAAAGGTGCCCTGCGGTTTGACCGGCAGACGGGACAGGGGGTTCGGGTGCCCTCGCATCCGGCGCTGTGTCTGACCGGGCCGATTACGCTGGCGGTGTGGGTCAATCTGCAGGAAAATCCGGAGGCGCTGGGCGGCCATATTCTTTCGTGCCGGGACAACAATCGTGTGAATTATCAGCTCAGCTATTTCAATGGGTGGAACAGCGCCGGTCAGGAGGATTATACAATCCAGTTTCTGCGGTATCAGTCTTTTACCAAGCTCAGCAGTCGGCCGCTTCTGCTGGAGCCGGGGCGATGGACCTTTCTGGCGGTGACGCATGACGGCAAGACAGTGTCGTTTTATGTCAACGGCACACTCCACAGCACTGTACCGTATGTGTATCAGGCGGAGCCGGCAACGGCGGATTTGCTGATCGGCGATGTGGATGTGCCCGGGGTGGATTATTCCTTCAAGAGGTTTCATGGAATGTTGGATGAGGCGGCGATTTTCAATCGGGTTTTAACTGCGGAGGAGATTCGGCAGATGTATGAAGCCGGCAAACCATGA